The Pseudomonas eucalypticola genome has a window encoding:
- a CDS encoding RidA family protein — MTKTVITSDKAPAAIGTYSQAIKAGNTVYMSGQIPLDPKTMELVEGFEAQTVQVFENLKAVAEAAGGSFKDIVKLNIFLTDLSHFAKVNEVMGRYFEQPYPARAAIGVAALPRGAQVEMDAILVVE, encoded by the coding sequence ATGACCAAGACTGTTATCACCAGCGACAAGGCCCCGGCGGCCATCGGCACCTACTCCCAGGCCATCAAGGCGGGCAATACCGTCTACATGTCTGGCCAGATTCCGCTGGACCCCAAGACCATGGAACTTGTGGAAGGCTTCGAAGCCCAGACCGTTCAGGTGTTCGAAAACCTGAAGGCCGTGGCCGAAGCGGCTGGCGGCTCGTTCAAGGACATCGTCAAGCTGAACATCTTCCTGACCGACCTGAGCCACTTCGCCAAGGTCAACGAAGTCATGGGCCGTTACTTCGAGCAGCCATACCCAGCCCGCGCCGCCATCGGCGTGGCCGCACTGCCGCGCGGTGCACAGGTTGAAATGGACGCCATCCTGGTCGTCGAGTAA